The following are from one region of the Paenibacillus sp. JZ16 genome:
- the trpC gene encoding indole-3-glycerol phosphate synthase TrpC: MYLDRIVETKRREVAQLRDTFSISEAERQIADLPPTLGFGKALSTGRKRSMGLIAEVKKASPSKGLIRPDFDPVMIAKAYEAADADCLSVLTDKDYFQGSGEYLKAVRAAVNIPLLRKDFIIDETQIYEARLLGADAVLLIASILEPERIAEFIDIAGSIGLDSLIEVHDGQELESVLGLGTAQLIGINNRNLRTFETSLQTTADIAAQVPQGITLISESGISGPADISYLHYVGAHGVLVGEHFMRQQDVFRAVNDLMGPLPIAADVE; this comes from the coding sequence ATGTATCTTGATCGAATAGTAGAAACGAAACGTAGAGAAGTTGCTCAGCTGCGAGATACATTCAGCATCTCGGAGGCAGAGAGGCAAATAGCGGATTTACCGCCGACTCTCGGCTTTGGGAAGGCGTTGTCGACGGGGCGTAAACGCAGCATGGGGTTAATTGCCGAGGTGAAGAAGGCTTCGCCGTCCAAAGGGCTAATTCGTCCGGACTTTGATCCGGTTATGATCGCCAAAGCATATGAGGCAGCCGATGCCGACTGTCTTTCCGTGCTGACCGACAAGGACTATTTTCAGGGTAGTGGAGAGTATTTGAAAGCGGTAAGGGCGGCCGTCAACATTCCTTTGCTGCGGAAGGATTTCATTATCGACGAGACTCAGATTTACGAGGCGCGACTGTTAGGTGCGGACGCGGTTCTCTTAATAGCGAGCATACTGGAGCCTGAGCGGATTGCGGAGTTTATAGACATCGCCGGCTCGATTGGCTTGGATAGCCTGATTGAGGTCCATGATGGACAGGAGCTGGAATCGGTTCTTGGGCTGGGAACAGCTCAGCTGATCGGAATAAATAACCGCAATCTGCGGACCTTTGAAACATCGCTGCAGACAACAGCCGATATCGCGGCACAAGTACCGCAGGGAATTACCTTGATCAGCGAAAGCGGAATATCAGGTCCAGCCGATATTTCCTACTTGCATTATGTTGGGGCACATGGTGTTCTGGTAGGGGAGCATTTCATGCGCCAGCAGGACGTGTTCCGCGCGGTAAACGATCTAATGGGACCCTTGCCGATCGCTGCAGACGTAGAATAA
- a CDS encoding phosphoribosylanthranilate isomerase, translating into MMSTALKICGLQSVEVLKSMINLPVDYIGFVFAKSRRKVSPQQAAQLMQVLREWDHNKIPAAVGVLVNPDLNELEELLREAALDIVQLHGQESPQFCREVKERFPVSVFKAISIGSDRPESERLSALDPYAGCIDGLLIDTYDPVYGGGSGKTFAWDLIPPYQQWAKRQGIPLFVAGGLDSDNVSHLIGQYAPYGVDVSSGVESEPGVKDINKVMAFIERVKGK; encoded by the coding sequence GTGATGAGTACAGCGCTAAAAATATGTGGACTTCAAAGCGTTGAAGTGCTAAAATCTATGATAAACTTACCTGTGGATTATATCGGATTCGTATTTGCCAAGAGCCGGCGGAAGGTATCTCCGCAGCAGGCTGCACAGCTTATGCAAGTATTGCGGGAATGGGATCATAACAAGATTCCCGCCGCTGTCGGCGTCTTGGTTAACCCTGATTTGAATGAGCTGGAAGAGCTTCTACGAGAAGCAGCGCTCGACATCGTGCAGCTGCATGGTCAGGAATCGCCGCAATTTTGCCGGGAAGTGAAGGAGCGCTTCCCGGTTTCCGTTTTTAAGGCGATATCGATCGGGAGTGACCGCCCGGAATCGGAACGTCTGTCAGCACTGGATCCGTATGCGGGCTGCATCGACGGATTGCTGATCGATACGTATGATCCGGTGTATGGCGGAGGTTCTGGCAAGACATTTGCCTGGGATCTCATCCCACCTTACCAGCAATGGGCGAAACGGCAAGGGATCCCCTTGTTTGTAGCCGGCGGATTGGATTCGGATAATGTATCGCATTTAATAGGCCAATACGCTCCCTACGGCGTGGATGTATCCAGCGGCGTTGAGAGCGAGCCTGGCGTGAAGGACATAAACAAAGTGATGGCATTCATAGAAAGGGTGAAGGGGAAATGA